Within the Dechloromonas denitrificans genome, the region TGACGCTGGCCGCCAACGTCGAGAACCTGACCCTGACCGGCACCACGGCCATCAATGGAACCGGCAATGTCTTGGACAACGTGTTGACCGGCAATAGCGCCAACAATACGCTGACCGGTGGTGATGGCAACGACACCCTCGATGGCGGCACCGGCAACGACACCATGGTCGGTGGGCTGGGCGACGACGTCTATGTCGTCAATGTCAGCACTGATGTCGTGACTGAAGCAGCCAGTGCCGGCAACGACACCATTCAGTCGGCGGTCACCCTGACGCTGACCAGCAATGTCGAGAACCTAGTTCTCACCGGAACGACGGCCATCAACGGCACCGGCAACACCTTGAGCAATCTGGTCCGAGGCAATACGGCGATCAATACACTCAATGGCGGAACCGGCAATGACATCCTCGAAGGCGGTGATGGTAACGACATCCTGACCGACACCGCGGGCACTGCTCTGTTCAACGGCGGCTCAGGTGCCGACACCCTCACCGGTGGCGCCAGTGCCGAAGTCTTCCTAGGTGGATTGGGCAACGATACCTACACCACGGCGGCGGGCAACGACACCATCCTGTTCAATAAAGGCGATGGTCAGGACACCTTTGCCACGGGTGGAACCGGTAGTGACGTCATTTCATTGGGCGGCGGCATTACCTATGCCGATCTGGTCTTCACCAAGGCGACCAACGATCTCGTCCTCAAGATCGGGGCGACCGACCAGATCACCTTCAAGGACTGGTATATAGGCACACCGTCCAAGCCTGTCGCCAAGTTGCAGATGATCGCAGAAGCCATGGCCGACTTCGCCGCCGGCGGGGCCGACCCGCTCAAGGACCAAAAGGTGGAGAACTTCAACTTTGCCGGCTTGGCAGGTGCCTTCGATGCCGCACGAGCCGCCAATACTGGCTTGACTAGCTGGGAACTGACCAACGCTCTGACCAGCTTCCAGTTGGCCGGTTCGGACAACGCAGCGCTGGGCGGCGATCTGGCCTATCAGTACGGCAAGAACGGCACGCTGGCTGGGATCGGGGTGACGCCCGCACTGGCCACCTTGTCTGATACCAATCTAGGTACGACGGCACAAACCCTGACGCCGCTGGCGGGGTTGCAGACCGGCTCGGTGCGTCTGTCTTAAGACCTCTGCCTACGACAAGGGCGGCGGTAGCGCCGCCCTTGTTTTTTTCATTCTCTTGAAACACATCCGATGAAATCGATGTTCCCCACGAATGAAGTCGATCCCCTCGATTTCTCACCACCTCTGCTGCGTCTGCAGGATGCGCCGCCCAATCCTCTCGGCCGCAAGGTACTCTGGCTGCTGCTCAGCCTTTTAGCGGCCTTGTTGCTCTGGGCCATTCTCGGTCGCCTCGACATCGTTGCAGTCGCCGAAGGCAAGCTCATCCCCGAAAGTTACGTCAAGATCGTCCAGCCTTCCGAGTCGGGTATCGTCAAGGACATCCTGGTCCGGGAAGGACAAAGCGTCAAAGCAGGCCAGGTATTGATGCGGATGGATACGCTGATCAGCGAAGCCGATACCAAATCCATTGATGCTGACTACCAGCGCAAGCGCTTGGCGCTACGTCGGATACAGGCTGAATTGTCAGGCGCCCCGTTCAAAACGGAGGCCAGTGACCCAACAGGGCTTGCCCAAGAGATCAATGCCCAATACCGCGCCAATCGTACGTCCTTCGAAGCGGCACTCGCCGAAGAACGCTCCCGGCTGAGCAAGGCCAAACAGGAGTTGGCCGCTGCCGAGCAGATCAAACGCAAACTCGAAGAAACCTTGCCGCATTATCGGGAGCAGGACAAAGCCTACGAAAAGCTCGTCAAGGATGGCTTTGCCGGTTCACTAATGGGTAGCGACAAGAAACGCGAACGGGTCGAAAAAGAGCAGGAACTGCAAACCCAAGCCTTCGTCATCGAATCGGCCAGAGCCAGCCTGCTCCAATCCGAGAAGAAACTGGCCCAGATCGATTCCGACTATCGCCGGCAACTGCATGTCGAACGCAATGACATTCAAGGGCAGTTTGACAAACTAGCCCAGGAGGCGACCAAACAGGCGCACAAGCAGGAACTGCTCGAACTCAAAGCGTCGCAGGACGGGGTAATCAAAGATCTGGCCACCCATACCGCGGGGACGGTCGTCCAACCCGGCACCGTATTGCTCACTCTCGTGCCGCAGGATGAAATCCTCCGGGCCGAAGTATGGGTCAGCAATGAAGACATCGGCTTTGTGCGCCAGGGGCAGCCGGTCAAACTTAAGTTTGCGGCTTTTCCATTCCAGAAATACGGCATGGTCGAAGGAATAGTTGAGCATGTCAGCGCTGACGCTTCGGATAACAACACCGGCAATGGCAACACCCAGACCGATCCGGCCAGGAAGAATCAGCCGCTGGTTTACAAGGCGCTGGTCGCACTCAAGCAGATGAATTTGGCGATGGATGGCGAACGTTTTCTGCTCTCGGCCGGGATGCAAACCAATGCGGAGATCCGACTGGGCGACCGGACGGTGATGGAGTATCTGTTGTCTCCGGTCAGGAAGGCGTGGCATGAGGCGGGACGGGAGCGGTAACAGCCCGCTCATTTCCGATAGAAGCCACATGCCGCGCTGCGCTTGCCTTCTGGCTCGTACGGCTTCGCCAATCCGAACCCAGATTGTTTTTATCAAGAAAACCCCTTATCTGGGTGAGGAAGTAACAAAAACCGCTTCGATCTGCCATCAATCCAGTATCGGTATTGTTACAGATATGCAGATATCGACTGGGGGGAAGTGATCGGAATTAGTGGCCGACATTAGATTGGAAGGAGTGTCAGTTTTCATCAAAATACGCAACTGATCGCCCTGTGCATCGCAACAGCAGCCCAGAACAGGCCATACCCCCAAGTACGATAGAGCCGAGATAATTGTTCTTCTTGAAGTCGATGGTCGAGCCCGATGGAGCCGAGAAACCGCGCCCACGGAACGAGATAGATCGCCCCGGTAGTCCAGTCCAGTTTTTGGGATGCGGCGACGAAGGTGACAATCGACAGGCCGAAGATGCCCAGGGCGGTCGGGTCGGAAAGGATAATTTTTGTTTCGGTAATGACCCTATGTTTAGCCGCAGGACGGCACGTCCTGCATACAACCCGAGACGTAAACGTTTCAACGTTCTGCCCGCGCCGTCACGATTCCCTGCTGGGCTGCCCACAGGCCGACGTCCTCACGGCGAATGGCGGCGGCCATCAGGCCGGGAAACTGGTCCGGCGTGCAGGCGAAGGAGGGCACGCCCAGCGCGGCCAGCTTGGCGGCCAGGCGATGGTCGTAGGCCGGAGCGCCTTCATCGCTGAGCGCAAGCAGGGTGATCACCTGGACGCCGGATTGGACCAGTTCGCTGGCTCGTTGCAGCAGATTCCGCTCGACGCCGCCTTCGTAGAGATCGGAAATCAGCATCATGATGGTGTTGCGCGGATCGCGGACTAGCGACTGGCAGTAGCCGACGGCCCGATTGATGTCGGTGCCGCCGCCGAGTTGCACGCCGAACAGCACTTCGACGGGATCGTTCAATTGCTCGGTGAGATCGACGACGGCGGTGTCGAAAACCACCATGTGCGTCTTGACGGCCGGGAGGGAGGCCATGACGGCGCCGAAAATGCTCGAATAGACGACGGAGGCGGCCATCGAGCCGCTCTGGTCGATGCACAGGATGACTTCGCGCTGGGTACGGCGGGCCTTTCGGCCGTAGCCGATCAGACTTTCCGGGATGATGCTGTGGTAGGCTTCCTGCCAGTGTCGGAGATTGGCGCGGATCGTACGGTTCCAGTCGATTTCGGCATGCCGCGGTCGCCGGTTGCGGACAGCTCGATTGAGGGCGCCGGTGACAGCACTGCGCATCGGCTCCTCAAGC harbors:
- a CDS encoding HlyD family type I secretion periplasmic adaptor subunit, with the protein product MFPTNEVDPLDFSPPLLRLQDAPPNPLGRKVLWLLLSLLAALLLWAILGRLDIVAVAEGKLIPESYVKIVQPSESGIVKDILVREGQSVKAGQVLMRMDTLISEADTKSIDADYQRKRLALRRIQAELSGAPFKTEASDPTGLAQEINAQYRANRTSFEAALAEERSRLSKAKQELAAAEQIKRKLEETLPHYREQDKAYEKLVKDGFAGSLMGSDKKRERVEKEQELQTQAFVIESARASLLQSEKKLAQIDSDYRRQLHVERNDIQGQFDKLAQEATKQAHKQELLELKASQDGVIKDLATHTAGTVVQPGTVLLTLVPQDEILRAEVWVSNEDIGFVRQGQPVKLKFAAFPFQKYGMVEGIVEHVSADASDNNTGNGNTQTDPARKNQPLVYKALVALKQMNLAMDGERFLLSAGMQTNAEIRLGDRTVMEYLLSPVRKAWHEAGRER
- a CDS encoding VWA domain-containing protein, which produces MSEIAITDDERKRRWRLVLGEPAEASCGGMLAGEDLRIDEALSALYDADEPGGLRGGSGASSPRVARWLGDIRQYFPASVVQVMQKDAFERLDLKSMLFQPEMLEAVQPDVHLVATLMSLRGIIPAKTRDTARAVVSKVVDALMKKLEEPMRSAVTGALNRAVRNRRPRHAEIDWNRTIRANLRHWQEAYHSIIPESLIGYGRKARRTQREVILCIDQSGSMAASVVYSSIFGAVMASLPAVKTHMVVFDTAVVDLTEQLNDPVEVLFGVQLGGGTDINRAVGYCQSLVRDPRNTIMMLISDLYEGGVERNLLQRASELVQSGVQVITLLALSDEGAPAYDHRLAAKLAALGVPSFACTPDQFPGLMAAAIRREDVGLWAAQQGIVTARAER